One window of the Streptomyces asoensis genome contains the following:
- a CDS encoding PLP-dependent cysteine synthase family protein, which produces MTTPQQSRTGATLDVDRSDTAYRDWLKEAVRKVQADANRSADTHLLRFPLPEKWGIDLYLKDESTHPTGSLKHRLARSLFLYGLCNGWIRPGRPVIEASSGSTAVSEAYFAKLIGVPFIAVMPRTTSAEKIRLIEFHGGQCHFVDDSRTMYEESARLATDSGGHYMDQFTYAERATDWRGNNNIAESIFRQLEWERFPEPAWIVATAGTGGTSATLARYVHYTQRNTRICVADPENSCFFEGWTTGDPDVTCDCGSRIEGIGRPRMEPSFVPGAVDRMMKVPDAASVAAVRALERAIGRKAGGSTGTGLWSALKIVAEMVADGHRGSVVTLLCDPGDRYLDKYYSDAWLAEQGLDIAPYTTAIESLLATGVWPA; this is translated from the coding sequence GTGACCACCCCCCAGCAGAGCAGGACCGGCGCCACCCTCGACGTCGACCGCAGCGACACCGCCTACCGCGACTGGCTGAAAGAAGCCGTCCGCAAGGTCCAGGCCGACGCCAACCGCTCGGCCGACACCCATCTGCTGCGCTTCCCGCTTCCCGAGAAGTGGGGCATCGACCTGTATCTCAAAGACGAGTCGACCCACCCCACCGGCAGCCTCAAGCACCGACTCGCCCGCTCGCTCTTCCTCTACGGCCTGTGCAATGGCTGGATCCGGCCGGGCCGTCCGGTGATCGAGGCGTCCAGCGGTTCGACGGCCGTCTCCGAGGCGTACTTCGCCAAGCTGATCGGCGTGCCCTTCATCGCGGTCATGCCGCGCACGACGAGCGCCGAGAAGATCCGCCTGATCGAGTTCCACGGCGGCCAGTGCCACTTCGTCGACGACTCCCGCACGATGTACGAGGAGTCGGCCCGCCTCGCGACGGACAGCGGCGGTCACTACATGGACCAGTTCACCTACGCCGAACGGGCCACGGACTGGCGCGGGAACAACAACATCGCCGAATCCATCTTCCGCCAACTGGAGTGGGAGCGGTTCCCGGAGCCCGCCTGGATCGTGGCCACGGCCGGCACCGGCGGCACCTCCGCGACCCTCGCCCGGTACGTTCACTACACGCAGCGCAACACCCGCATCTGCGTCGCCGACCCCGAGAACTCGTGCTTCTTCGAAGGCTGGACCACCGGCGATCCGGACGTCACCTGCGACTGCGGCTCACGCATCGAGGGCATCGGACGGCCGCGCATGGAACCCAGCTTCGTGCCCGGTGCCGTCGACCGGATGATGAAAGTCCCGGACGCCGCCAGCGTCGCCGCCGTACGCGCCCTGGAACGGGCCATCGGCCGCAAGGCGGGCGGCTCGACCGGCACCGGACTGTGGAGCGCGTTGAAGATCGTCGCCGAGATGGTGGCCGACGGACATCGCGGCAGCGTGGTCACCCTGCTGTGCGACCCGGGCGACCGCTACCTCGACAAGTACTACTCCGACGCCTGGCTCGCCGAGCAGGGCCTGGACATCGCCCCGTACACCACCGCGATCGAATCGCTGCTGGCCACAGGCGTGTGGCCGGCCTGA
- a CDS encoding ATP-binding protein: MITNPNRHCTVELQALPSRIGQVRRIVSAQLRYWHMDPLIDRAALGVTELLTNVHLHAQPDKLCVVEMELLLDRLTVSVRDHDPRLPVVGVVDDEALATCGRGLAMVAAVSESWGARPDGESGKVVWFTLPAPVATRELSARPPRRTPREQAPPRFTEVVSVDDLRPAHAPARSAVVG, from the coding sequence GTGATCACCAACCCGAACAGGCACTGCACGGTCGAGCTTCAGGCCCTGCCGTCGCGGATCGGCCAGGTCCGCAGAATCGTATCGGCGCAGTTGCGCTACTGGCATATGGATCCGCTGATAGACCGCGCCGCGCTCGGTGTGACGGAGCTGTTGACCAACGTCCACCTGCACGCGCAGCCCGACAAGCTGTGCGTCGTGGAGATGGAGCTGCTGCTCGACCGGCTCACCGTCTCCGTGCGCGACCACGACCCGCGCCTGCCGGTGGTGGGGGTCGTCGACGACGAGGCGCTCGCCACCTGTGGGCGCGGCCTGGCCATGGTGGCGGCGGTGAGCGAGAGCTGGGGCGCCCGGCCGGACGGCGAATCCGGCAAGGTCGTGTGGTTCACGCTGCCCGCCCCTGTCGCCACCCGCGAGCTGTCGGCGCGTCCGCCGCGTCGTACGCCCCGGGAGCAGGCCCCGCCGCGGTTCACGGAGGTCGTCTCCGTCGACGACCTGCGGCCCGCACATGCCCCCGCCCGGTCGGCCGTCGTCGGCTGA
- a CDS encoding ABC transporter permease, whose protein sequence is MNASLRLSLSSLRAHRRRFAGTFLAVFLGVAFLAGTLVMGDTLRAGFDSMFGNATAGTDAVVRGADTITTPGESQGVRRPVPTDLVDTVEAVPGVAAVAPDIQGAGQLVGADGEPIGGQGPPTLAGNWITDAKLNPYRLAEGRAPARSGEVVVNRGTAEKGDLKIGDTTTLRTPDPVRVTIVGLATFGGEDGMAQVTFTGMTRADAEKYLTARPGRATSIVVRADPGVSQSELVDRLTPVLPKGVEAITGQESAQENTDMIASQFLTIFTTFLLVFSGVALLVATFSIHNTFAIVVAQRARENALLRALGASRRQVTEATLVEASAVAVTASAAGLAGGIGIAAGLQALFPAIGFPFPEGDLVIGALSLTLPLVVGVLVCLGSALLPAVRAGRTAPLAALRETAVDSSGASRPRAVTGAGLLALAVAVTLTGVSVSPSVWPAGGGAVLALVAFVVLGPVAAGTAVRVLGSPLDRLRGVTGGLARRNALRSPKRTAATAGALMIGVAVVSLFTVFGASLKATMDQTVSRSFAGDVAVSTPSFGAGGSGLSPRLAAALGELPEVDTAVGLGRGVAEVDGKGRALTVTDPVALRRTFDLGTVQGDLGALGTDGIAITRQEADRRHLTTGDTARLAFTDGDERTFTVRAVYGRSELAGDYVITREAWAPHRTQDADTLLAVSFADGVSTAEGKAAVEKVAAQYGNPEVQTRDEYAQSSAGGIDMMLTLVYALLALAVLIALLGIANTLTLAIHERTRELGLLRAVGQTRSQLRAMVRWESVLVAAFGTVGGLALGAFLGWVLVRASDGSSDSAFAFALPPARLAVVALVGIAAGALAGLRPARRAAHLDVLRAIATE, encoded by the coding sequence GTGAACGCGTCCCTGCGGCTCAGCCTCTCGTCCCTCCGCGCCCACCGTCGCCGCTTCGCCGGAACCTTCCTCGCCGTCTTCCTCGGCGTGGCCTTCCTGGCCGGAACACTGGTCATGGGGGACACCCTGCGCGCCGGCTTCGACTCGATGTTCGGCAACGCGACCGCGGGCACCGACGCCGTCGTGCGCGGCGCCGACACCATCACCACCCCCGGCGAGAGCCAGGGCGTGCGCCGGCCCGTCCCCACGGACCTGGTCGACACCGTCGAGGCCGTCCCCGGCGTCGCGGCCGTCGCCCCCGACATCCAGGGCGCTGGGCAACTCGTCGGCGCTGACGGCGAACCGATCGGCGGCCAGGGACCGCCCACCCTCGCCGGCAACTGGATCACCGACGCGAAGCTCAACCCCTACCGGCTCGCGGAGGGCCGCGCGCCGGCCCGGTCCGGCGAGGTCGTCGTCAACCGGGGCACCGCCGAGAAGGGCGACCTGAAGATCGGCGACACCACCACGCTGCGCACCCCCGACCCCGTGCGTGTGACGATCGTCGGACTCGCGACCTTCGGCGGCGAGGACGGCATGGCCCAGGTGACCTTCACCGGTATGACCCGCGCCGACGCCGAGAAGTACCTGACCGCCAGGCCCGGCCGGGCGACGAGCATCGTCGTGCGCGCCGACCCGGGAGTGAGCCAGTCGGAGCTCGTCGACCGGCTGACTCCCGTACTGCCCAAGGGCGTCGAGGCCATCACCGGTCAGGAGTCCGCGCAGGAGAACACCGACATGATCGCCAGCCAGTTCCTGACGATCTTCACCACGTTCCTGCTGGTGTTCTCCGGTGTGGCCCTGCTGGTCGCGACCTTCTCCATCCACAACACGTTCGCGATCGTCGTGGCCCAACGCGCCCGTGAGAACGCCCTGTTGCGCGCTCTCGGCGCCTCCCGCCGCCAGGTCACCGAGGCCACCCTCGTCGAGGCCTCCGCGGTCGCCGTGACCGCTTCGGCCGCCGGACTCGCGGGCGGCATCGGTATCGCCGCCGGTCTCCAGGCACTGTTCCCGGCCATCGGATTCCCCTTTCCCGAGGGCGACCTGGTGATCGGGGCGCTGTCGCTGACCCTCCCTCTCGTGGTCGGTGTCCTGGTCTGCCTGGGGTCCGCGCTGCTGCCCGCCGTGCGCGCCGGCCGCACCGCCCCGCTGGCCGCGCTGCGCGAGACAGCCGTGGACTCCTCCGGCGCCTCCCGCCCGCGCGCCGTCACCGGCGCGGGCCTGCTCGCCCTCGCCGTCGCGGTGACCCTCACCGGCGTGTCGGTCTCCCCGTCCGTATGGCCGGCGGGCGGCGGAGCCGTCCTGGCCCTGGTCGCCTTCGTCGTCCTCGGTCCGGTCGCCGCCGGCACGGCCGTACGCGTCCTCGGCAGCCCGCTGGACCGGCTGCGGGGCGTCACCGGGGGCCTCGCCCGCCGCAACGCCCTGCGCAGCCCGAAGCGGACGGCGGCCACCGCCGGCGCCCTGATGATCGGCGTCGCCGTGGTCTCCCTCTTCACCGTGTTCGGGGCCTCCCTCAAGGCGACCATGGACCAGACCGTCTCCCGCTCCTTCGCGGGCGACGTAGCCGTCAGCACCCCCTCCTTCGGCGCGGGCGGCAGCGGACTCAGCCCCAGGCTCGCCGCGGCCCTCGGCGAGCTGCCCGAGGTGGACACGGCCGTCGGACTCGGCCGGGGAGTCGCGGAAGTCGACGGGAAGGGGCGGGCGTTGACCGTCACCGACCCGGTCGCACTGCGCCGCACCTTCGACCTCGGCACCGTCCAGGGCGACCTGGGCGCCCTCGGGACCGACGGCATCGCGATCACCCGGCAGGAGGCGGACCGCCGGCACCTGACCACCGGTGACACCGCCCGGCTCGCCTTCACCGACGGCGACGAGAGGACGTTCACCGTACGTGCGGTCTACGGCCGCTCCGAACTCGCCGGCGACTACGTCATCACCCGCGAGGCCTGGGCCCCGCACCGCACCCAGGACGCCGACACGCTGCTCGCGGTCTCCTTCGCGGACGGCGTGAGCACGGCCGAGGGCAAGGCTGCCGTGGAGAAGGTCGCGGCCCAATACGGCAACCCCGAGGTGCAGACCCGCGACGAGTACGCGCAGTCCTCGGCCGGCGGCATCGACATGATGCTCACCCTGGTCTACGCCCTGCTCGCCCTCGCGGTCCTCATCGCCCTGCTGGGTATCGCCAACACGCTGACACTGGCGATCCACGAACGCACCCGCGAGCTCGGTCTCCTCCGGGCCGTCGGCCAGACCCGGTCCCAGCTGCGGGCCATGGTCCGCTGGGAGTCGGTCCTGGTCGCCGCGTTCGGCACGGTGGGCGGCCTGGCCCTCGGCGCCTTCCTCGGCTGGGTGCTCGTCCGGGCCTCCGACGGGTCGAGCGACAGCGCCTTCGCCTTCGCGCTGCCGCCCGCGCGACTCGCCGTGGTGGCCCTGGTGGGCATCGCCGCCGGAGCCCTCGCCGGGCTCCGTCCGGCCCGCCGCGCGGCACACCTGGACGTGCTGCGGGCCATCGCCACGGAGTGA
- a CDS encoding ABC transporter ATP-binding protein, producing the protein MSTATATTATRNAARVVDAVKVYGVGDTAVRALDGVNVAFPAGRFTAIMGPSGSGKSTLMHCAAGLDTLTSGTAYIGDTELRTLDDRRLTLLRRDRVGFVFQAYNLVPTLTVEENIRLPLDLAGERGESEWIDALVDVVGLRDRLHHRPAELSGGQQQRVAVARAFAGRPDVVFADEPTGNLDSRAGGEVLGLLARTVRRTGRTVVMVTHDPVAAAHADEVVFLADGRLVDRMESPTADRVLDRMKAFEVPS; encoded by the coding sequence ATGAGCACCGCGACCGCCACCACGGCCACGCGGAACGCCGCACGGGTCGTCGACGCCGTGAAGGTGTACGGCGTCGGCGACACCGCCGTACGGGCCCTGGACGGGGTGAACGTGGCCTTTCCGGCCGGGCGGTTCACCGCGATCATGGGCCCGTCGGGCTCGGGCAAGTCCACCCTGATGCACTGCGCCGCCGGCCTGGACACCCTCACCTCGGGCACCGCGTACATCGGCGACACCGAACTGCGCACGCTCGACGACCGTCGCCTCACCCTTCTGCGCCGCGACCGGGTCGGGTTCGTCTTCCAGGCGTACAACCTGGTGCCGACCCTGACCGTCGAGGAGAACATCCGGCTGCCGCTGGACCTGGCGGGCGAGCGGGGCGAGTCGGAGTGGATCGACGCCCTCGTGGACGTCGTCGGGCTGCGCGACCGGCTCCACCACCGGCCCGCCGAACTCTCCGGCGGCCAGCAGCAACGCGTCGCCGTGGCACGGGCGTTCGCCGGGAGACCGGACGTCGTCTTCGCCGACGAGCCCACCGGCAACCTCGACTCCCGCGCCGGGGGAGAGGTGCTCGGGCTCCTCGCCCGCACCGTACGCCGGACCGGCCGCACGGTCGTCATGGTCACCCACGACCCGGTCGCCGCGGCCCACGCCGACGAGGTCGTCTTCCTCGCCGACGGACGGCTCGTGGACCGGATGGAGTCCCCGACCGCCGACCGCGTCCTGGACCGCATGAAAGCCTTCGAGGTGCCGTCGTGA
- a CDS encoding SHOCT domain-containing protein: protein MNTLANWDGGGPGPWILFFPLIWAAVVVGVVTLLRRTVWRGRRGPWGAAGDPRPTGDSPLAVLGRRFASGEIDEDEYWRRLSVLDEQFGRTGKGGAA from the coding sequence ATGAACACTCTGGCGAACTGGGACGGTGGCGGACCCGGCCCGTGGATCCTGTTCTTCCCGCTGATCTGGGCGGCCGTCGTCGTGGGCGTCGTCACGCTCCTGCGCCGCACGGTGTGGCGAGGCCGCCGCGGTCCGTGGGGCGCGGCCGGCGACCCCCGGCCCACCGGCGACTCGCCGCTGGCCGTCCTCGGCCGTCGCTTCGCCTCCGGTGAGATCGACGAGGACGAGTACTGGCGTCGGCTGTCCGTTCTGGACGAGCAGTTCGGCCGCACGGGCAAGGGCGGTGCGGCATGA
- a CDS encoding TetR/AcrR family transcriptional regulator, giving the protein MSTSERLIESTRELLWERGYVGTSPKAILERAGAGQGSMYHHFKGKPDLALAAIRRTADEMRATAEGVLDGPGTPYERIEAYLTRERDVLRGCPIGRLTMDPEVIASDELREPVDETIDRIRERIAHLVEEGKEQGQFGAGLDGEAIAATVVATVQGGYVLARASGSPTAFDAGVRGLLSLLAPRPTD; this is encoded by the coding sequence ATGAGCACTTCGGAGCGGCTGATCGAGTCCACCCGGGAGCTGCTCTGGGAGCGCGGTTACGTGGGGACCAGCCCCAAGGCGATCCTGGAGCGTGCGGGCGCCGGGCAGGGCAGCATGTACCACCACTTCAAGGGCAAACCCGACCTCGCCCTGGCGGCGATCCGGCGGACGGCCGACGAGATGCGGGCCACCGCCGAGGGAGTACTCGACGGGCCGGGCACGCCGTACGAGCGCATCGAGGCCTACCTCACGCGCGAGCGGGACGTGCTGCGCGGCTGCCCCATCGGGCGGCTGACGATGGATCCGGAGGTGATCGCGAGCGACGAGCTGCGCGAGCCCGTCGACGAGACGATCGACCGGATCCGTGAACGGATCGCGCACCTCGTCGAAGAGGGGAAGGAACAGGGGCAGTTCGGGGCCGGGCTGGACGGCGAGGCGATCGCCGCCACCGTCGTCGCGACCGTCCAGGGCGGGTACGTGCTGGCCCGCGCGTCCGGTTCGCCGACCGCCTTCGACGCGGGGGTCCGCGGGCTGCTGTCACTGCTCGCACCTCGTCCGACCGACTAG
- a CDS encoding DUF4865 family protein encodes MHAMQYELTLPADYDMSVIHARVSRVGHLLDDWEGLGLKAYLLRERGVRGSPVNQYAPFYLWNTVEGMNTFLWEGGFQQLSDDFGRPTVRQWTGLAYEEGVAAGSPARFAVRRREPVPDGVALSEVARDAVDEVGRLAREEGAVLAAAAVDTSRWESVHFSLWEHDTPKAEGDLFQVLHLSAPGRAALPGGRQW; translated from the coding sequence ATGCACGCCATGCAGTACGAACTCACGCTCCCCGCCGACTATGACATGAGTGTCATCCACGCGCGCGTGTCCCGTGTCGGGCATCTGCTCGACGACTGGGAGGGCCTCGGCCTCAAGGCGTACCTGCTGCGCGAACGCGGGGTGCGCGGTTCGCCGGTCAACCAGTACGCGCCGTTCTACCTCTGGAACACCGTGGAGGGCATGAACACCTTCCTCTGGGAAGGCGGCTTCCAGCAGCTGAGCGACGACTTCGGGCGTCCGACGGTCCGTCAGTGGACCGGTCTGGCCTACGAGGAGGGGGTCGCCGCCGGTTCCCCCGCCCGGTTCGCCGTACGGCGGCGCGAGCCGGTCCCGGACGGGGTGGCGCTGTCCGAGGTGGCGCGGGACGCGGTGGACGAGGTGGGGCGGCTGGCGCGGGAGGAGGGCGCGGTGCTCGCGGCGGCGGCGGTGGACACGAGCCGCTGGGAGAGCGTGCACTTCTCGCTCTGGGAGCACGACACGCCGAAGGCCGAGGGTGACCTGTTCCAGGTGCTGCATCTGTCGGCGCCCGGTCGGGCCGCCCTGCCAGGGGGCCGGCAGTGGTGA
- a CDS encoding PPOX class F420-dependent oxidoreductase, whose protein sequence is MSKPPLPPEAVELLGRPNPCVMATLRSDGTPVSTPTWYVWEDGRVLISLDEGRVRLQHLRRDPRVTLTVLDSDNWYTHVTLIGRVTELHEDAGLADIDRISTHYTGKPYPDRVRSRVSAWIEIDRWHGWGALKDSDQASP, encoded by the coding sequence GTGTCCAAGCCCCCGCTGCCGCCCGAGGCCGTCGAACTGCTGGGCCGCCCCAACCCCTGTGTGATGGCGACCCTGCGTTCCGACGGAACCCCCGTCTCCACCCCCACCTGGTACGTCTGGGAGGACGGGCGCGTCCTGATCAGCCTGGACGAGGGCCGCGTCCGCCTCCAACACCTGCGCCGCGACCCGCGGGTGACCCTCACCGTCCTCGACTCGGACAACTGGTACACGCACGTCACCCTCATCGGACGGGTGACCGAGCTGCACGAGGACGCAGGCCTGGCCGACATCGACCGCATCTCCACCCACTACACGGGCAAGCCGTACCCCGACCGGGTCCGCTCCCGTGTCAGCGCCTGGATCGAGATCGACCGCTGGCACGGCTGGGGCGCCCTGAAGGACAGCGACCAGGCGTCCCCCTGA
- a CDS encoding NAD(P)-dependent oxidoreductase: MTDELTVGVLGTGIMGAGMARNLARAGHTVRAWNRTRAKAEPLAADGVHVVDTPAEAVEGADVVLTMLYDGPAALEVMREAAPGLRAGAVWVQSTTAGTGAVGDLAAFARAHDLVFFDAPVLGTRQPAEAGQLTVLAAGPSEHRDAVAPVFDAVGARTVWTGEDGGEGSATRLKLVANSWVIAATAAAGEVLALSQSLDVDPNAFFELIAGGPLDMGYLRAKTGLILEDRLSPAQFAVATAAKDARLIVEAGRENGVRLDVAAASAERLERAAAQGHGDEDMAAAYFASFDKNA; this comes from the coding sequence ATGACAGACGAACTGACCGTGGGCGTCCTCGGCACCGGCATCATGGGCGCCGGGATGGCCCGCAACCTCGCCCGGGCGGGCCACACCGTGCGCGCCTGGAACCGCACCCGCGCCAAGGCCGAGCCGCTCGCCGCCGACGGCGTCCACGTCGTCGACACCCCCGCCGAGGCCGTCGAGGGTGCGGATGTCGTCCTCACCATGCTCTACGACGGCCCCGCCGCCCTGGAGGTCATGCGCGAGGCCGCGCCCGGCCTGCGCGCCGGAGCGGTCTGGGTGCAGTCGACGACCGCCGGGACCGGGGCCGTCGGCGACCTGGCCGCCTTCGCCCGCGCACACGACCTCGTCTTCTTCGACGCGCCCGTCCTGGGCACCCGGCAACCCGCCGAAGCCGGTCAGCTGACCGTGCTCGCGGCCGGCCCGAGCGAGCACCGCGACGCGGTGGCGCCGGTGTTCGACGCGGTGGGCGCGCGGACGGTCTGGACGGGCGAGGACGGCGGCGAGGGCAGTGCGACGCGCCTGAAGCTGGTGGCCAACAGCTGGGTCATCGCGGCCACCGCCGCGGCCGGCGAGGTCCTCGCCCTCTCGCAGTCCCTGGATGTCGACCCGAACGCGTTCTTCGAGCTGATCGCGGGTGGCCCGCTCGACATGGGGTACCTGAGGGCGAAGACCGGCCTGATCCTCGAGGACCGGCTCTCGCCCGCCCAGTTCGCGGTGGCTACGGCGGCGAAGGACGCGCGTCTGATCGTCGAGGCCGGCCGCGAGAACGGCGTCCGCCTGGACGTGGCGGCGGCGAGTGCCGAGCGTCTGGAGCGGGCCGCAGCTCAGGGCCACGGAGACGAGGACATGGCCGCCGCCTACTTCGCCAGCTTCGACAAGAACGCCTGA
- a CDS encoding TetR/AcrR family transcriptional regulator — translation MARTKEFDPDAALQSALELFWRRGYEATSMADLVEHLGIGRASLYATFGNKHDLYLKALDRYGEKHQPLLLDELSQPGPALPAVRAVVRRFAAEATDEASRAYGCLVTNTAAELAPHDTAAARRVERSWEHLETLLESALVRARAQGELPAGRDPRGLARMLLVLLQGLRVVGKASPDPARVRDAAEQALTLLD, via the coding sequence ATGGCCAGGACCAAGGAATTCGACCCGGATGCGGCCCTCCAGTCGGCGCTGGAGCTGTTCTGGCGGCGCGGCTACGAGGCCACTTCGATGGCGGACCTCGTCGAGCACCTGGGCATCGGCCGCGCCAGTCTCTACGCGACGTTCGGCAACAAGCACGACCTGTACCTGAAGGCGCTGGACCGGTACGGGGAGAAGCACCAGCCGCTGCTCCTGGACGAGTTGTCGCAGCCGGGGCCCGCGCTCCCCGCGGTGCGCGCCGTGGTGCGGCGGTTCGCCGCGGAGGCGACGGACGAGGCGAGCCGGGCGTACGGGTGCCTCGTCACCAACACGGCGGCGGAACTGGCCCCGCACGACACCGCGGCGGCCCGCCGGGTCGAGCGCAGCTGGGAGCACCTGGAGACGCTGCTGGAGTCGGCGCTCGTGCGCGCGCGGGCGCAGGGCGAACTGCCGGCCGGGCGGGATCCGCGCGGGCTGGCGCGCATGCTGCTGGTCCTGCTCCAGGGGCTGCGGGTGGTCGGCAAGGCCTCGCCCGATCCCGCGCGGGTGCGGGACGCGGCGGAGCAGGCGCTCACCCTGCTGGACTGA
- a CDS encoding SDR family NAD(P)-dependent oxidoreductase: MSWNRFSGRTALVTGGGSGIGRTLALAFAAEGARVVVAGRTRASLDETVGLVERAGGTAFARVADVSRAADLDALVRAAVDRFGSLDVAVNNAGVLRAGRPLADVDEEDWRSMLDTNLTGVFLALRAEVRQMRTQPGGGAIVNVSSNIGVHRQIRGLTAYATSKAAVTALTRGAALEHLGDGVRINAVSPGPSETAMSLRPGESEDERALRMKEQSPLGRVSSTEEVAQAVLYLASDDAASVVGTDLVIDGGAAL, from the coding sequence ATGTCTTGGAACCGCTTCTCCGGCCGCACCGCACTCGTCACCGGTGGGGGTTCCGGCATCGGACGCACCCTCGCCCTGGCCTTCGCCGCCGAGGGGGCCCGGGTCGTCGTGGCCGGGCGCACCCGCGCCTCGCTCGACGAGACGGTCGGGCTCGTCGAGCGGGCCGGCGGGACGGCGTTCGCCCGGGTCGCCGACGTCTCGCGCGCCGCCGACCTGGACGCGCTCGTCCGGGCGGCCGTCGACCGCTTCGGCTCGCTCGACGTCGCCGTCAACAACGCGGGGGTCCTGCGGGCGGGACGGCCGCTCGCCGACGTCGACGAGGAGGACTGGCGGTCCATGCTCGACACCAATCTGACCGGTGTCTTCCTCGCCCTGCGGGCCGAGGTGCGGCAGATGCGGACACAGCCGGGCGGCGGCGCGATCGTCAACGTGTCGTCCAACATCGGCGTGCACCGGCAGATCCGGGGCCTGACCGCGTACGCCACGAGCAAGGCGGCCGTGACCGCCCTGACCCGTGGTGCCGCGCTGGAACACCTGGGCGACGGCGTCCGGATCAACGCCGTCAGCCCCGGCCCGTCCGAGACGGCCATGTCGCTGCGGCCGGGCGAGTCCGAGGACGAGCGTGCCCTGCGGATGAAGGAGCAGTCGCCGCTGGGCCGGGTGTCGTCGACCGAGGAGGTGGCCCAGGCGGTGCTGTATCTCGCCTCGGACGACGCGGCGTCCGTCGTGGGCACCGACCTGGTGATCGACGGCGGGGCCGCGCTGTAG
- a CDS encoding ROK family protein yields MSGKADPRPAGDGTTSRARLDRGRGALGPALELVHTGRAPTRAVLTAELGVTRATAGAVAAELEALGLIRVDARPGAAAGSQGRPSHRLEVAEGGPVALAAQVHADGFRAALVGLGGRIVATTPSCETVDADPAKVLGAAVEAGAELLRQTGRPCVGAGLAVPSAVTEPEGLALNPLHLAWPVGAPVREIFAERIRAAGITGPGFVGNDVNLAALAEHRHGAGRGARDLLCVATGHRGVGGALVLDGRLHTGSSGLALEVGHLTVNPEGRPCYCGSRGCLDVEADPLALLTAAGREPGPEGSLLQQANELIREEYGDPVVRMAAEALIDRLGLGLAGLVNILNPDRIILGGLHRTLLDADPDRLRAVVADRSLWGRSGGVPILACSLDHNSLVGAAELAWQPVLDDPLGALGPV; encoded by the coding sequence ATGAGCGGCAAGGCGGACCCCCGGCCGGCGGGGGATGGGACCACCTCGAGAGCGCGGCTGGACCGGGGGCGCGGTGCGCTCGGGCCCGCGTTGGAGCTCGTGCACACCGGGCGGGCGCCCACCCGCGCGGTGCTCACCGCCGAACTAGGCGTCACCCGCGCGACGGCCGGCGCGGTGGCAGCGGAGCTGGAGGCGCTGGGCCTGATCAGGGTCGACGCGCGGCCGGGTGCCGCCGCCGGTTCGCAGGGCCGCCCCTCGCACCGGCTCGAGGTCGCGGAGGGAGGCCCGGTCGCCCTCGCCGCGCAGGTCCACGCCGACGGGTTCCGGGCCGCGCTGGTCGGTCTCGGCGGGCGGATCGTCGCCACCACGCCCAGCTGCGAGACCGTCGACGCCGATCCCGCCAAGGTGCTCGGCGCCGCCGTCGAGGCCGGCGCCGAACTGCTGCGGCAGACGGGCCGGCCCTGTGTGGGCGCCGGACTCGCCGTACCGTCCGCGGTCACCGAACCCGAGGGGCTCGCGCTGAACCCCCTGCACCTGGCGTGGCCGGTGGGCGCGCCCGTGCGGGAGATCTTCGCCGAGCGGATCCGCGCCGCCGGTATCACCGGCCCCGGGTTCGTGGGCAACGACGTCAACCTCGCCGCCCTGGCGGAACACCGGCACGGCGCCGGACGCGGCGCCCGCGACCTGCTGTGCGTGGCCACCGGGCACCGGGGTGTCGGCGGCGCGCTGGTGCTGGACGGCCGTCTGCACACGGGCAGTTCGGGCCTCGCCCTGGAGGTCGGCCATCTCACCGTCAACCCCGAGGGCCGCCCCTGCTACTGCGGCAGCCGGGGCTGTCTCGACGTCGAGGCGGACCCGCTCGCCCTCCTCACCGCCGCGGGCCGCGAACCCGGTCCCGAGGGCTCTCTGCTCCAGCAGGCCAATGAGCTGATCCGCGAGGAGTACGGCGACCCGGTGGTCCGCATGGCCGCCGAGGCCCTGATCGACCGGCTCGGTCTGGGCCTGGCCGGTCTGGTGAACATCCTCAACCCCGACCGCATCATCCTCGGCGGTCTGCACCGCACCCTCCTCGACGCCGACCCCGACCGGCTGCGCGCCGTCGTCGCCGACCGGAGCCTGTGGGGCCGCAGCGGCGGCGTCCCCATCCTCGCCTGCTCCCTCGATCACAACAGCCTGGTCGGCGCGGCCGAGTTGGCCTGGCAGCCGGTGCTGGACGACCCGCTGGGGGCGCTGGGCCCCGTGTGA